Within the Candidatus Zixiibacteriota bacterium genome, the region TGTCTATGTGCAATTTATGAGACCTGACGCCCTGTACCGCTTTCCGGCGCGGATTCGCTCGCTGGGAGAACAAGCCGGCGGAATGCTTCAGATCTATGCCATCGGAAATATGGAACGGGTGCAGCGGAGACAATATGTCCGGATAGATATGAAGATAGAACTCAAGTACGCCCTGCTCAAAAGACCCTCGGCGATTATCGACTTGTCCATGATGAAGTGGAATAATTCTCATTCGATAAATATCTCCGCCGGCGGCCTTCTTCTAAAAGTTGATGAATCGGTGAAGAAAGGGGATTTGCTCTTCATCAAACTGTCGGAATATGAAAAACTCTCATTGCCACGTCTCCTGGCGACATGCTGTTGCCGGATTGTCCGGATGAATGACGCCCGCTACGCCGGAGTGGAATTTATTCTGGAACGACAGCTCTCCAAATATTTCAGCGCCACCGAGATGGCGGCGCTGCCGGCGCCGGTAAAAGGATTTACCGCCGGCGTTCAAAATCGCCTGGTCCGCTTCGTGTTCGACCGCCAGATTCAGGAAAGACAGAGAGGGATAATCTAAATGACGGCCGAAAACGACAGTGTCATTATCAGCAGCCGTACCATTGATTATTCCAAGCTGGTCGGGCGGGAGATTCAGTTGAAAACCGAGCAATTCGCCGGCCGAATTCTCAGCACTAAAGTTATGGCGATTACCGATGGCAATCTTATTCTGGACCGTTCCGGGTCGGCGGGGCGAATCGACCAGTTGATTGCCAATCAGAATATCGAAGTAATGTTTGATTACAAAGGGGAACCGGTCGGCTTCACGTCAAAAGTCATCATTCCCCGCCCGGGACGGGTGCAAATACCGATTGCCGAAGAAGTCTCCCCGCGGGTCAGGCGGCGTTATATCCGGTTTCCGATTGCCCGGGCAGTGAAATTGACCTTCTTCGATGATACCAATGTCGGCTATTTCCGCTTAAGCAAGTTGAAATGGATGGAAACCTCAACCATGAATGTCAGCGGGGGCGG harbors:
- a CDS encoding PilZ domain-containing protein, which gives rise to MEKAIKNPTNLPFKLWDRIEVVVGEDRDQGVYLSRIEDFNNDGLVITKPDFVGGNRLLTANAAVYVQFMRPDALYRFPARIRSLGEQAGGMLQIYAIGNMERVQRRQYVRIDMKIELKYALLKRPSAIIDLSMMKWNNSHSINISAGGLLLKVDESVKKGDLLFIKLSEYEKLSLPRLLATCCCRIVRMNDARYAGVEFILERQLSKYFSATEMAALPAPVKGFTAGVQNRLVRFVFDRQIQERQRGII
- a CDS encoding PilZ domain-containing protein yields the protein MTAENDSVIISSRTIDYSKLVGREIQLKTEQFAGRILSTKVMAITDGNLILDRSGSAGRIDQLIANQNIEVMFDYKGEPVGFTSKVIIPRPGRVQIPIAEEVSPRVRRRYIRFPIARAVKLTFFDDTNVGYFRLSKLKWMETSTMNVSGGGALVKIPVYLSRDDYMVINIDMEEINMPSLLVARVRHKRRSDDNGSLVGVEFMVKEDCPRKLPRNLIKNLPARLFDFDDQMRLELASILTEKYKDQLE